In Micromonospora sp. LH3U1, one genomic interval encodes:
- a CDS encoding sensor histidine kinase yields the protein MPAVATRTVPPPTLDNPAGGAFGLIFTTLPALLRLTCGLVGAVVALSVQGPPVEPALLFPGVAALTGWSLWYAHRALRHGITPVLVAGDVAVTAAACLLIPVLVAPGVLPGESSWIAVLASTTVINTQATAPARWSIPAGLLIVATYATGAQAAGNPTEARAHATTLLVQTACTAMMTGVMRRRIGRADRAFAEHQRLTREALVARAARDAERQQNRDLHDTVLGTLTMVGLGAVAGPSAAFRDRCAADLRTLVALTDVGPVAGDGPVPLDGRLRLVAGRLPELPVSLDLASCTVPAGVADAISESAYAALSNVVRHAPGARATLRLSRDAIGVVVEVADDGPGFDPATVPPHRYGLRESIRGRMAAVGGRAAVHSAAGAGTRIRLEWPGVG from the coding sequence ATGCCGGCCGTTGCCACCCGAACCGTGCCGCCACCCACGCTGGACAATCCGGCTGGTGGCGCGTTCGGCCTCATCTTCACCACGCTGCCGGCGTTGCTGCGGCTGACCTGCGGGTTGGTCGGCGCGGTGGTGGCTTTGTCGGTGCAGGGTCCGCCGGTCGAACCAGCCCTGCTGTTCCCCGGTGTGGCCGCGCTGACCGGCTGGTCGCTCTGGTACGCGCACCGCGCGTTGCGCCACGGGATCACCCCGGTACTGGTCGCCGGTGACGTCGCGGTCACCGCGGCGGCCTGCCTCCTCATCCCCGTGCTGGTGGCACCCGGAGTGCTGCCCGGCGAGAGCAGTTGGATCGCGGTGCTGGCCAGCACCACGGTGATCAATACACAGGCCACCGCCCCGGCGCGCTGGTCGATCCCGGCGGGGCTGCTCATCGTCGCCACGTACGCGACGGGCGCGCAGGCCGCCGGCAACCCCACGGAGGCTCGGGCGCACGCGACCACTCTGCTGGTGCAGACCGCCTGCACGGCGATGATGACGGGGGTGATGCGGCGACGGATCGGTCGTGCGGACCGCGCGTTCGCCGAGCATCAGCGGCTGACCCGGGAGGCGTTGGTCGCCCGAGCCGCCCGCGACGCCGAACGCCAGCAGAATCGTGACCTGCACGACACTGTGCTCGGCACGCTGACCATGGTGGGGCTCGGCGCGGTGGCCGGGCCCTCAGCGGCCTTTCGTGACCGATGCGCGGCCGACCTGCGTACCCTCGTCGCGCTCACCGACGTCGGCCCGGTGGCCGGTGACGGCCCGGTGCCGCTGGACGGGCGGTTACGGCTGGTGGCGGGCCGTCTGCCCGAGCTTCCGGTGAGCCTGGACCTGGCCTCGTGCACGGTCCCCGCCGGGGTGGCCGACGCCATCAGCGAGAGCGCCTACGCGGCGTTGTCCAATGTGGTCCGCCACGCACCGGGCGCGCGGGCCACGCTGCGGCTGAGCCGGGACGCGATCGGCGTCGTGGTCGAGGTCGCCGACGACGGCCCCGGCTTCGACCCGGCCACCGTCCCGCCCCACCGGTACGGGTTGCGCGAGTCGATCCGCGGCCGGATGGCGGCGGTCGGTGGCCGGGCCGCCGTGCACTCGGCAGCCGGCGCGGGCACCCGGATCCGACTGGAGTGGCCCGGTGTCGGCTGA
- a CDS encoding VOC family protein, whose amino-acid sequence MAHLGLVALLVREYDEAIDFYVGDLGFELLEDTARPDGSRWVVVRPTGARETALLLSRPSTAEQRARVGDQTGGRVGLFLYTEDFARDHARMVAAGVRFLEEPRHEAYGSVAVFADLYGNRWDLLQPRSTE is encoded by the coding sequence ATGGCACATCTGGGACTTGTCGCGCTGCTGGTGAGGGAGTACGACGAGGCGATCGACTTCTACGTCGGCGACCTCGGTTTCGAGTTGCTGGAGGACACCGCCCGACCGGACGGTTCACGCTGGGTGGTGGTCCGTCCGACGGGCGCGCGGGAGACGGCGTTGCTGCTGTCCCGGCCGAGCACCGCGGAGCAGCGTGCCCGGGTCGGCGACCAGACCGGCGGTCGGGTCGGGCTGTTCCTGTACACGGAGGATTTCGCCCGGGACCACGCCCGGATGGTGGCGGCCGGGGTGCGTTTCCTGGAGGAGCCGCGCCACGAGGCGTACGGCTCGGTAGCGGTCTTCGCCGATCTCTACGGCAACCGGTGGGACCTGCTCCAGCCCCGCAGCACAGAGTGA
- a CDS encoding response regulator transcription factor → MGADPVAAVTGDRPVGVAIVDDHPVVVEGVRAWLATEPRLTVLATGDDPDEVLRAAPDADVVLLDLRLHGRMALDKLAELSAAGRRVVVYSEHTDPQTMLAALDAGAVAFLAKHEGREHCVATVLAAASDRPYVPPALAGAMVGDPRPDRPMLSDKEREALLLWFQSMSKASVARRMRISEHTVKQYVDRARIKYTRAGRPAATKAALLARAIEDGLVRPEEIGIYRSQAAHDQPTP, encoded by the coding sequence ATGGGCGCAGACCCGGTGGCGGCGGTGACCGGCGACCGGCCGGTCGGGGTGGCGATCGTCGACGACCACCCGGTGGTGGTCGAGGGGGTTCGCGCCTGGCTCGCCACCGAGCCGCGGCTGACGGTGCTGGCCACCGGGGACGACCCGGACGAGGTGCTGCGGGCCGCGCCGGACGCCGACGTCGTGCTGCTCGACCTGCGCCTGCACGGGCGGATGGCGCTGGACAAGTTGGCCGAGCTGAGCGCCGCCGGGCGGCGGGTGGTGGTCTATTCGGAACACACCGATCCGCAGACGATGCTCGCCGCACTGGACGCCGGGGCGGTGGCGTTCCTGGCCAAACACGAGGGCCGGGAGCACTGCGTGGCGACCGTGCTGGCCGCCGCGAGCGACCGCCCGTACGTGCCGCCCGCGCTGGCCGGCGCGATGGTCGGCGACCCACGGCCGGACCGGCCGATGCTGTCCGACAAGGAGCGTGAGGCGCTGCTGCTCTGGTTCCAGTCGATGTCCAAGGCGTCGGTGGCCCGCCGGATGCGGATCAGCGAGCACACGGTGAAGCAGTACGTCGACCGGGCGCGGATCAAGTACACCCGGGCGGGGCGGCCAGCCGCCACAAAGGCGGCATTACTCGCCCGGGCGATCGAGGACGGCCTCGTCCGCCCGGAGGAAATCGGCATCTACCGGTCACAGGCGGCGCACGACCAGCCGACCCCCTAA